Proteins co-encoded in one Blastocatellia bacterium genomic window:
- a CDS encoding site-specific integrase, whose product MKGGRYIGKVAAELLVREALLDYLTAAKRLHVLKTDAPLWTRHDRGGKPGEALSSHCYVRNLKRYAAEARIERLHLHQTRHTFARIVAEETGSITATQDALDHKNPSTTRGYVQRIAIKRDLHSSRILRRARRSC is encoded by the coding sequence GTGAAAGGCGGCAGGTACATCGGCAAGGTGGCGGCTGAACTGCTGGTGCGAGAGGCGCTATTGGACTATCTCACAGCGGCTAAACGGCTGCACGTGCTGAAGACCGACGCGCCGCTCTGGACGCGGCATGATCGCGGTGGGAAGCCAGGGGAGGCGCTATCGTCACACTGCTACGTGCGAAACCTGAAGCGGTACGCGGCGGAGGCGAGAATTGAGAGGTTGCACTTGCATCAGACGCGGCACACGTTCGCGCGGATCGTGGCGGAGGAGACCGGCTCGATCACGGCGACGCAGGACGCATTGGATCACAAGAACCCTTCGACGACGCGGGGGTATGTGCAGCGGATCGCCATTAAGCGCGACCTCCATAGTAGTAGAATTCTACGTCGGGCGCGCCGTAGCTGCTGA
- a CDS encoding iron-containing redox enzyme family protein: protein MAKSEVEKMRKATTQQEYRQVLSRVEVSTCAELLAERARIPEIFSPMEQYRHKRTKQKAAVVGGLWHLFSASMPGFLCTAAGLLDNNQQRFSLVQIIWEELGSGHPNDIHAQMFRRVVVAAGVSEEEIDSIQEQFGDGLPLASLSLSLHSCREAARVLGLCAGLEAPAKENIELLFDSLSYAPGRESRLADEQFFKLHRVIEGEHICLGTSNYMRFCTEPEDQKAFLSGFDAGVDFFRAFWRYTSEVIERVDRDG from the coding sequence ATGGCGAAAAGTGAGGTCGAGAAAATGAGAAAAGCAACTACCCAGCAAGAGTATCGGCAGGTTTTGAGTCGTGTAGAGGTGAGCACGTGCGCGGAGTTACTAGCCGAACGTGCTCGCATCCCAGAGATCTTTTCGCCGATGGAACAATATCGGCATAAGCGAACCAAGCAAAAAGCTGCCGTGGTTGGGGGGTTGTGGCACCTCTTTTCAGCTTCTATGCCGGGGTTCCTCTGCACGGCAGCCGGGCTTTTGGATAATAACCAGCAGCGGTTCTCCTTAGTGCAGATCATTTGGGAGGAGTTGGGCAGCGGCCACCCTAACGACATACATGCGCAAATGTTCAGACGGGTCGTGGTTGCCGCCGGGGTCAGCGAGGAAGAGATAGATTCAATACAAGAGCAATTTGGCGACGGGCTGCCGCTTGCTAGCCTGAGTCTATCGCTCCATTCCTGCCGCGAAGCCGCCAGAGTCTTAGGGCTGTGCGCGGGCTTAGAGGCTCCGGCGAAAGAGAACATCGAGCTACTGTTCGACTCCCTGTCATACGCGCCGGGTAGGGAAAGCCGCCTGGCCGACGAGCAGTTTTTTAAGCTGCACCGAGTTATCGAAGGAGAGCACATCTGCCTTGGGACCTCTAACTACATGAGATTTTGTACTGAACCAGAGGACCAGAAGGCATTCCTTTCCGGATTCGATGCCGGCGTGGATTTCTTTAGGGCGTTCTGGCGATACACGTCTGAAGTGATAGAGAGAGTTGATCGGGACGGTTAA